The DNA window TGTGAAAGAATCTTTATTTCTCACGAACCAACCAAACATTTCAGCATCGGTGTCTTCTTCAAGTCCCACGTCGTTGGCTGGGATAACTTCTGTACCACATGGATAATGCAACTCATAGCCTAGTTTTTTCAAGGCTTTACGTAATCCTCCTGTTTTACCAGAAAAGATTTTATCTGACTGTAAAAAGCCATGTAacattaaaattttgttcattGCGTCTAGCTATTCCTACTTATTGGTCAGATTGAacacaacaacaaaaatcAGCACAGTATTGCTCTACTCGATACGATTCAAAATGAGATGCAATTAACAAGCAAGAGCATTTTTAGAAAAGTTCCGGTTACTATAGCGATACACCCAATCACCGCATTACAATTATTTGCATATATGTACAATAAATTATAGAATTACAAATAATGAACTATATATTGATACATATATGAATATTAAAGTACCTACAGCATATGGCAAACTCGATATTTACATAGATGAGGTATTGTAATTtgctttttatttttcagtttAGTGATGAtcctgaaaaatttataattcCAAAATAGTAAATGATCCACATGACGGAAGCAGCTTAATAAATCATAACACAGAACATCCAGGTTACCGCCCTGAGCTGGATAGATTCAATAGTATTGTTACATAATGTCGGAATGTGAGCATATTGTCAAGTTTAGTGAAGAGAAAGTATCTAGTGctttgaagatgattaAATTTGTAGTAGCTCATTCATCACAGAAGGAAAAATGGCTAAAGTTGGCAGACTGTTCGACATGTCATGAAATTAACCAAGGTGCATGTTTTGTTTGTTTAGACTGCAAATCGATAAATTGCTGGAATAATAAATGTATGGCTACACATGCTAATGAGCTGGATCATGCTATTGGCATAAATTCAAACAGTGGCctaattttttgtttcaaatgtATGGATTATATTAACTACGAAAGCAATGACGATAACCGCAATATAAGTTTTCCTACCGTAACTAATAGGGATGGATTACATGGTTTTGTCAATATGGGATCAACCTGTTTCATGAGCAGCATACTTCAAGTCTTAATCCATAACCCTTTCATTGTCCAAAACTCCATGAGCCAGTCACATTATAGCTCATGCAAGATAAGAAATCCGAATAACTGTATCTCGTGTGCTCtagatgaaattattgcCGAATCATATGGGAATTTTgttaaatataataatggCAAACCTATAAATCAATACCATGATGGGTTTATTTCGATGTTGAATTGTTCTTGGAAGATTAACGATAATTTTGCCGGTTACTCCCAACAAGATGCCCATGAATTTTTGCAATTCATATTAAATCGATTACATCGTGATTACAAATTAACTTCAACCTATACAAATAATACAGATTCATGCAGTTGCCTTATCCATTCCATCTTTCAAGGCAAACTGAAGAGCTCTATTGTATGTCCGGAGTGTCACGATAATTCTAAAACTGTTACTGATCCATACATTGATTTATCGTTAGACATAAAAGATAAAGCCACTCTTTACCAGTGTCTAGATAGTTTCCATAAAAAGGAAACTTTGCATGATTATAATTACCACTGTCCAAATTGTGATACTATGCAAGATCCAATAAAGCAATTGACTATTGATAAACTTCCTCCAGTGTTAGTtttacaattgaaaagatttgaGCATTTAAATAATGGGCAAAACGTTAAGCTCAATGCTTTTATAGAATTTCCAACGTATCttaatatgaaaaaatacTGCCAtactgaagaaaataactCTTCGATCATTTATGAATTAAACGGCGTAATATCACACATTGGGACTGTGAACGAGGGACATTATATTGCAACATTGAAACTTGATAGTAACAATTGGTTCAAATTTAACGACTCCATGGTGACTTCAATTTCCGAGGAAGAAGTGTTGAAAGACCAAGCATATTTACTTTTCTATAGTATTAAACAAGTGAATTAAGGGCATCTTTATGTATATctataaatttatatatttcaatcaaaaaaaatcgtcatcatcactaCCATCACCAACTCCgacattaaattttgatttaataCCAGTCCTTATACTCTTAGAATTAGCATAGTTAGCGTACCTCTCTTCACGCGcgtcttcatcatcttgaTTCATTATGAGTCTATCATCTCTATCGTTAACAGCACCCACTTTAACCAagaattcttcaaagtCTTTCATTGTGGTTTTATTACCGCCTAATTCTAGTAGACTGACGAGATTTTTTAAGACATCACCATTGTAGTACACTAATAAAGTAGGACAATTATCGTCCGgataattttcaatagcCCTATTGCCAGGTATTTCTACAAACTTTATTTCACGAAATTTGGATGCAGCAGTTTGGAAAAGATGTGAAAGTATTCTGCTCTGTAATTTGCTTTGTAATGATAAGTGAACAAATACGTAAACAGCTTGTGTGTTTGTATTATCTATAAATTCAGGCTTTTCTCCACCTTGACTCGCTATTGTAACCTCTTTATTGTACTCTGGTTTATTGATGTGATAAACATCACCGAATTTTGATCTCTCTTGTAATTTCACTAATTCAGCCATCCTCTTCCTCTTGTATATTTCTAAGaactcttcatcttcttcatcttccaattcttctaattctgAAAGATCCTTGTCCTCTAATCTATTTTCATGTTGTTTTGCTAAAGCTTCTTCAAGTGCTTCTTCCAATTGCGCAGTTGGAGAGGGTGCTCTTTCCGGGATAATACCACGGCTTCTTAGGATATCATTCCATTCTGTATCCTCAGATTCATCCACTTGGACCTGAAACATTGGTTCATTGGACATGGCGCTATCGTTATATACTGCTTACTCAAATCGTTGATGAGATTATGACACAttacttttttcaatagttcgagaaaatgatatatcaaagaaaaaaaattagtaGCAAATATGAAAGTACTAAAAACAGCCAAGCGGACTTCTAATGACAAAAATGACTGTGACTAAAGAGTTCCCATTTTACGAGACTAATACTGATCCTTCAGTGATAAGGCTGTTTGTCATAAGACATGGTCAAACAGAGCACAATGtcttaaaaattttgcaagGTCATAAGGATATATCTATAAACTCTACTGGTTACAAGCAGGCTGAAAAGTTGGGAATGTATTTAAAAGAAcataatattaaatttgataaagtgTTTTCAAGTGATTTGAAGAGGTGTCAGGAGACGAATACAGAGGTTTTGAGGTTTTCTGGACAAGAAGATGTTCCAGTAGAGCTTGATTCCGACCTTAGAGAGAGATTCATGGGTATAATCGAAGGTATGCATATTACAGATGCTGAAAAGTATGCCAATAAGCATGGTAAGGGTTCTTTCAGAGATTTCGGAGAGGATCCGGAGGAATTCACCGCAAGATTGCACCGTGGTATAAATAAATCGATAAAGGAATCCCTAGAGAAGGATTACAGGAATATAGCCCTTATTAGTCATGGTGGTGCTATCAGAGCCATCTTAACGTCGCTTGAAGGGCCTAAGACTAAAAATGCAGATAAAATCATTGTCTTTAATACTTCTGTGACAATTATTGACTACATTAAGAGTGACAATAGATTGTTGATCAGACGTATTGGTAACACTCAGCATTTGGGAGAGGGTGAGTTTATAGTTAGTGATTTAAGATTGAGATGAGATGATTGACCCATTTGGATCATTCAGTTAAACATTatacaaatttatttaatgacaTTTTTATGGTATAGTATCGAAAGGcattttatttgaatattcatAAAACGTCTTATTTTAGCTATCATGATGTTCAGAAGTTGAATTACGTAAGCTGACCCATTATTACAAATTGCGTCGAGAaaggaggaaaaaaaagcatTAATCATCAAGAATTTTGtcttcaagaaattgcACTGTATCTCCAGCATGCTTGACAATTCGTTTCTTCGTATAGCAAAGCCAGGACATGGTTATGCAATCAAATTCTGTTAGGCAGAGAGGgcattaataataattttatttgagTGTCTAATGCACGTGACTGATTCGTGATGATCTCTATTGCCcatataatatatatatatatatatagaagaCCCTTTCATAGGATGCGTAGTTTTTCGAATCCAAAATACGGGGTCATAATATCAAGTACTATAAGTTAATCAAGGAAACATGGGTGTCTGGCAAACTATTTTAGATGCATGGAATGGTGTAGAAATAACACCAAAAGAAAAGGCTCCTCAAGCCCCtgtgaaaaattataacTTTCAAGATATGAAAGAGTTAGTTGCCAAGCATGATCCAAACGTGGTACTAGTGGATGTCAGGGAACCATCAGAATATTCTGTAGTGAATATCCCTGGTTCCATCAATGTCCCATATAGGAGTCATCCTGATGCATTTGCCCTTGATACAGaagcttttgaaaagacatTTGGTGTACAAAAGCCTAATGCAGAAAAAGAGTTAGTCTTTTTCTGTGCAAGTGGTATGCGTGGTGCTAAAGCACAAAATGTTGCAGCAAATAATGGTTACAAGAACTCTGCTGTATATCCAGGCTCCATGAACGATTGGGTGGGTCAGGGCGGTGATAAGCTCAAATTATGACCAATTTCGTAcaataatgaatattttatgtAATTCAATGCtatatattatgattatgaCATGTTACTGGTGTCTAAATATCATActttaatatttttgttattttaCTTTACTGCGTCGTCTGCATTTTTAGCAAAGAATGTCTTTAGATGGATCAATTAGAAGACTTAAATAATTGTACCTGTCACagctaaaaaaaaaaagaggagGTTAAAGACAAGTAGCTCTCAGTGGAGCATGTTCAATCCCCTGTTCACTTCAGCTGCAAGGCAGGTAATACCCAAAAGACTATTGTCCTACAAGCCTACAAAGgtttataattttgaagaaatcaaaagattaGTGGAACACCCCAAAAGTTCGAAGTTATTGATCGATGTGAGAGAACCCGGAGAACTTAAGACATACAAAATGCCTACTGCCATTAATATACCTTTTAATACTTCGCCAGGTGCATTAGGACTTAGTTCAGGTGACTTTGAGGATAAATTCAACTTCCCCAAACCAAGCAAAAGTAAGGAAttgatcttcttttgtGCAAAAGGATTAAGAGCGCAAAGTGCTGAAGCAATGGCAACATCATACGGTTATACAAAAACTGCAATCTATCCAGGATCTACCGATGAATGGTTAGCTAAAGGTGGAAACAATATTAAACCCAAATAAATCGGAAAAATGCATGATTCTATTTCAAACtacttatatataatattttcatattaCCTTTGATGAAATTCAAACTGTTTGAATTCCTTTCCCAGtctcttctttctctttctttccATAACCTTTTCACGTTGTTTGGCTTTCATATGGTcgaatttccatttttgaatgacCTTACGCTTCTCAGAGTTCTTCAAATGGTACCTGGAGTTATTACTTTCGTTTATCTTATTTTCGTACTCTTTGA is part of the Kazachstania africana CBS 2517 chromosome 1, complete genome genome and encodes:
- the RDL2 gene encoding thiosulfate sulfurtransferase RDL2 (similar to Saccharomyces cerevisiae YOR286W; ancestral locus Anc_8.747) gives rise to the protein MFNPLFTSAARQVIPKRLLSYKPTKVYNFEEIKRLVEHPKSSKLLIDVREPGELKTYKMPTAINIPFNTSPGALGLSSGDFEDKFNFPKPSKSKELIFFCAKGLRAQSAEAMATSYGYTKTAIYPGSTDEWLAKGGNNIKPK
- the PLP2 gene encoding Plp2p (similar to Saccharomyces cerevisiae PLP2 (YOR281C); ancestral locus Anc_8.743), whose amino-acid sequence is MSNEPMFQVQVDESEDTEWNDILRSRGIIPERAPSPTAQLEEALEEALAKQHENRLEDKDLSELEELEDEEDEEFLEIYKRKRMAELVKLQERSKFGDVYHINKPEYNKEVTIASQGGEKPEFIDNTNTQAVYVFVHLSLQSKLQSRILSHLFQTAASKFREIKFVEIPGNRAIENYPDDNCPTLLVYYNGDVLKNLVSLLELGGNKTTMKDFEEFLVKVGAVNDRDDRLIMNQDDEDAREERYANYANSKSIRTGIKSKFNVGVGDGSDDDDFF
- the RDL1 gene encoding thiosulfate sulfurtransferase RDL1 (similar to Saccharomyces cerevisiae YOR285W; ancestral locus Anc_8.746); protein product: MGVWQTILDAWNGVEITPKEKAPQAPVKNYNFQDMKELVAKHDPNVVLVDVREPSEYSVVNIPGSINVPYRSHPDAFALDTEAFEKTFGVQKPNAEKELVFFCASGMRGAKAQNVAANNGYKNSAVYPGSMNDWVGQGGDKLKL
- the KAFR0A04230 gene encoding phosphoglycerate mutase (similar to Saccharomyces cerevisiae YOR283W; ancestral locus Anc_8.745) → MTVTKEFPFYETNTDPSVIRLFVIRHGQTEHNVLKILQGHKDISINSTGYKQAEKLGMYLKEHNIKFDKVFSSDLKRCQETNTEVLRFSGQEDVPVELDSDLRERFMGIIEGMHITDAEKYANKHGKGSFRDFGEDPEEFTARLHRGINKSIKESLEKDYRNIALISHGGAIRAILTSLEGPKTKNADKIIVFNTSVTIIDYIKSDNRLLIRRIGNTQHLGEGEFIVSDLRLR
- the UBP8 gene encoding ubiquitin-specific protease UBP8 (similar to Saccharomyces cerevisiae UBP8 (YMR223W); ancestral locus Anc_8.742), coding for MSECEHIVKFSEEKVSSALKMIKFVVAHSSQKEKWLKLADCSTCHEINQGACFVCLDCKSINCWNNKCMATHANELDHAIGINSNSGLIFCFKCMDYINYESNDDNRNISFPTVTNRDGLHGFVNMGSTCFMSSILQVLIHNPFIVQNSMSQSHYSSCKIRNPNNCISCALDEIIAESYGNFVKYNNGKPINQYHDGFISMLNCSWKINDNFAGYSQQDAHEFLQFILNRLHRDYKLTSTYTNNTDSCSCLIHSIFQGKLKSSIVCPECHDNSKTVTDPYIDLSLDIKDKATLYQCLDSFHKKETLHDYNYHCPNCDTMQDPIKQLTIDKLPPVLVLQLKRFEHLNNGQNVKLNAFIEFPTYLNMKKYCHTEENNSSIIYELNGVISHIGTVNEGHYIATLKLDSNNWFKFNDSMVTSISEEEVLKDQAYLLFYSIKQVN